The genomic stretch CCAAGGTTAGCTGAGTAGGATACTCACGGACCAAGTTTAAGCAAATCTAACGTTAGATTTGTTGTTACGTTGGTAATTATTGAAGCAATGTTTACTTATGGTGTAAGACTAAATGACTAATGCTATTTTTCGCTTGAAGTTTATATCGGCTTTTATCCATTAATGTGGCAGGttttaagcaatttttttttaaagataaatgctagaatctaataaaacttccacattttgcccatcaaaatcTTAGGTGATAAAGTGCACATGGTTCAAGTTGATGGCAAATGACACTTTACCACCTAGGATTTTGATTGACAAAATGTTGaagttttattagattttagcatatctcattttttttttgtcattcacttaatatatatatattaaccatttAAAACTCGACATATTAGTTGGTATAAAATCTAGTGCGAAGAATAACATTACGGTTGGAAATTACATTTGTTTCCCTACAATTATCCTATAATCTTGACATGACAACTCCAACCAACCATTTACTTGAAATTGATGAGACTGCTACCATAATATATGCTATCataatattatgaaataaaaatgtaatatataatattttttggaGTAATAATTTACCAagggaactttttttttttttttttttgaaattgacaaAGGGTTTATTTGGGCTTGCGAttttaaaatagcaattttaaaatgtgttatttaaaaacgctatttttaaaaacgcaattaagtgtttggtaaaatcacAGTTTAGACTTTAATattgtgcgttttcaaaaaacacaaattttctaCGTTTTCTaatcgctattttttaaaaacacaatcccaaatgaTCTATTTTTTACGagttggtttaaaatcacactttttaaatatgaaatcgcaataccaaacgCATCCtaattcattttcctttttttttttgtcgttttgGCCCACTCCCAACCATTCCTTGTTTGGGCTCACGAAAGAAATAAGTCTTCAGGCCCATAGCAGGGCTCTGATCCAAGCGGAcaaatatttacttatttagCAAGATGAGAGTTTTAGGTGCTCTGTCTTCGGCCCTGTTCGGAAGGATGCCCTTCCTCTAACGAAACTACGCAAGTTATAGTTAAATGGCttctaatatttctctttgtttttcttttttcttccttctattGGAAGGATATTGTGATTTGAatgattttgaagtttaaaccTCTTGGATCAATCGTTAACTGATTAGATGATCTTCAAATCCATTTAatgtgaaatgaagaaaaataattttatggtCTAAATTAGAACAGTGTAAATGgtgtcacgtcatttaaaattttaaacgaTGTGACAGCATAGGCAAATATATACGGTTATACGGTTAGATGTTTTGAAATCTAAGTAAAATAGAGAGTATCTTGTTCCATTTTGTTTGTACATGTTTTATAttcttagaaaaagaaaaatgaaaggaattAAGTtggggtgattttttttttttttttttttttaaaaaaaaaaacccttgatAGTGAGGGTGAAAATGTGGTTATAGTTAGTGGTTATTGCCTAAAACCATTAACCgtaaccacctaggcggttaatAAAATCCACTAACCCCCTATGTGGTTGACCGGTGGATAGCGATTAATAATCCTAATAACCACTAATcgcattttaaagaaaaaaattgaaaatttatttaaaaaagtcaaaaaattaaaaaaagaaaaccaaaacgatgtcatttttatggtaatataatatcatactacatacaACATCATTTCTAGACCGGTGGATAGCGATTAATAATCCTAATAACCACTAATcgcattttaaagaaaaaatttgaaaatttatttaaaaaagtcaaaaaattaaaaaaagaatgccactatatatatatgcggttagtggttaacggttagcgattaatgatttttttaaaaccaaaaaccgctaaccataagCGGTTCATTTTCACCCCCCTACTTGATAGAATATGTATGGATTATAGTGAGATGCACCCCATCATATCTAAAAGAATATTTCTACCTGGAATGCCACTATTTTCACTATCTTGAGATGATACCGTCAAtctactatttatttatttatttattattattattattttaacaatagtTGATCTAAGGTTGGATTGATACCGTTATATTAGCATAGTAAAACAATGATGTAAAAGTATTATAGTGgtatagtatataacattactctatctAAAATATATTAGATTTGAATGAGTGATAATTGTTCTTTGAACTAATAAAATTACTCATTGTTCTTACCCGTCGATGTTTGTGAAATCATTTGTATGTTAGAGTTTAAATTTGGAATTTcatgtttatataaaattttgtgGATCTATTATAATATACTTTCCATCTATATCAATAGAACTATCATttcaagaattatatatatatatatggagtaatgttatataataCCATAACATTATCTCACTATGTGTTGATATGACTTTGTTAATTTACCcttaacaatgaaaaaaaaatcaaattataattggcaatacaaaattagtatTGTGGGATAGTGGTGCGCATGTTATGTAAGTAGGATTTCTTTATAGGTTGACATCTTGGTCTCATGTTtccttacaaaaacaaaaacaaaaaatggttaattagaATAGTAGAATTAAGATTCTCTTCGGTTCAtttccagttagttatattggaggggtatttttgttatctgaaaaaagttaaaagacaaaaaaacccttcaaatataacaaactgaatattatccagttcatttaaACTGAAAATGATCTTGTTCCTAAAGAGTACCTGTAAAAGTACAACACCAATATCTTGGAAAAATCTACCATTAATACCCAAAATGAAGCTTTCTCCCCTTAGAGGATTCCCATCAAGCTCTTTacaatttctctaaatttaactttgaaaatgttttttttttttacttaactatccactttttaaaactaccaaatatcaaactctctaaatatttttctactttaactaaatattagtttttattaataaatgtaatTGCCATGAAACTCACTCGCTTCGATTCCATGTGAGAGATTTACCAAAATGCCATCCTAACAaccaaaagaatattaaaaaataaataacttttgcTTTTGGTGTCTTTATGTTTGGAGAGGAATTAAAgtaaatgttaaatttaattttaaataaaaagtttgataaatgatattttctgtaagaagagaaatattaaatatgaaTAGCTTGATCGGATGCTCTTTCTACTCGGAAACATTGAGAATCAGAGATCCAATGGTGTGGGGCGCCCGGTTTGGGCGCCATAAATGTTAACTGGTGAATAACATGGCAACATGCGTGTCAATCATTCGAATTTGTCTCAAATCCATAATAAAACGACAAGAAACGAAGGGAAGAGAGAGATCTAGTTctatatatcatatcatatgcTTAAATTTTACCAACAAATATTTACATCCAATCTCttgaacaaacaaataaatatatgtacactatatatatatatatggaaaaatataaaaaagctccccAAATTATCAGcagttttcgatttagccccttaatgttctaaaagtgataaagtagctcccaaactaccaaactattgcattttggccactccgttagttaaaaccgtcagtttggacggaaactgcaaaacgtcGTTTTCTTATGGgaaagttactacaatgcccttttatgaaaaaaaaaaattggaaaaaaatataaaaaagccccccaaactaccagccgtttttattttagcctcctaatgttcagaaagtgataaagtaactCCCAACAAAATGACATCGTTCTGCAGTTTTTGTCTAAACTGACAATTTTGACTAGcgaagtggccaaaatgcaatagtttaaTAGTTTTAGgagctattttatcacttttgaaacattaggaggctaAATAAAAAACGACTGATAGTTTGaaggacttttttatatttgtcccatatatatatatatatatatatatatataatatgtatgcTAAGTTTGGCAAAGAGAGACAGACACCAAAATCGAAAGCTATCTCCTTCATTAAATAACCAAACATTCTATCCCCCACCTCTCTTTCACCTCCCTCTGAAATAAATAATAGCCGGCGTCAGATCCAAAGCTAGCTAGCCAACCACAGGAGACCAGCAGACCACCGCACCACCACTGCACGTGCAGTGCAGCCGGCagcctccctttttttttttctttttttttttttattccccTTTTCCTACTTTAAAAAGGTAGCAACTACAAGGCTCAAAGCCCACATGCTATGCCCTACAGGAttgctttgctttgcattttagACACCCATGTATACAATCATGATGCCAATGTAAATGTGCAATGTATCTGTTGCTTTCGCTTCTGACAATACCCTCTGTCACCCCTTTGCTATCCCATGCTTCCTCATTCATTTCTAGCTTCGGTTAAGATTTACCGTAATTATATGTCTGAATTGCTAGTAAATTAaacatcaataaattttaaattatcatagataaatagatttttttttatcaatctaAACAATTTAAACACGTAATTGTTGTACTTCAATAAAGATTCACACTAATTATCTATCTGAACTTGTTAGCAAATTAATcagtaaattttaaattatccTAGATAAATAAGTTCTTTGTTACAATTCAAACAAATAATTCCTACTTTTAGTGTCAGgacaaacatattttttttggtgtcccACTTCCTTCCCAAGGTGTTACATCAAccctttttcctatttttttcttAGCAATCCTTTTTCCCGTtcttaaaagaaatgaaagaaagctACTTTGTCCACTTGCACAAACGGCTACCACTCATGTACATATCGATCATTTCTGTAAAGTGAGGTTTGAGCTATGAAAATGGGAATCTGCACTCTGCAGCTGCGTGCCCTAAGAGAACAATGGCGGCCCACCATGTCAACATCACAACGCAAATAATTAGAATGGATCAGATTCACAATATGATTTTAATCAACTATTATTTGTCAAAAAGTAGACAAATTTCACTAAATTAACTTTTTCTGTTTCTCTGACCAACTAAATTAATCCACAAGTGGGCCAAAAATCTAATACAAACATCATGTTACTTTGTGTGGGAAGTATTAGAATTTTTCATAAGAACTAGCTTGGTTAGGAAATTCCATCGAACATTCAAACGTGCTAAGTTCGATTGATCCTTTTTACGATGGAAAGAACTAATTCACAAGTACCATAAAGTCACAAATCTATCAAATTAATGCATAAAGATTGATTGGATGTTCAATCAAACCTACAATTATATATGTCAAGTTGGGTCGATCATTCAAACGTATCACGTCAATCGATTGGATTAATGCACTTGAATCGTTggttgatcttatcacgatcgattGAACTAATGCACTAAGATTGATCGGATGATGTTGGATCATTTATGAAATCATGttgttataataattttaaaaatatatgtttttcaaaagtttgcCAAAGCCcctctttttgttgttgtatgcTAAAAACTCCAATAATAGAGAGAGCAATCAGTCGGCATTATCTGAAAACTGAAGGAACGATAGCTGTGAGGGCTGTGTGGTTGTTTTATTTAGATAGGAATATTGGAACTTCATCAGCATGGTCCCAACAATTATAAGAATCATATTCTATTATTGAaactccaaacaaaaaaaggctCGGATCATAGTGGGGAGAAAAAAGAAGGATAAGAAAGTAGCTGCAAAAAGAGCAAGCTGATGAAAGGAACCTTAACACAGCCAAAACAAGCCCAAACAAAAAGCACTTTTCCAAACCAAAAGTACGTCATTTCATCAATGCAATGCACCCCCAttgaaaaaacacaagaaaaataataaaaatacaaattcaaatcACTGTCTGTACAGAGAGATGGGGGAACAGGGCtggaaatgttttttttttttttttttttttttgaagtacttGAAATTTGTTTCATTCCAAAAGGGCTGTTAGTTTGCAGAGACAGAAGCTTCTTTTAAGAGTACAATCTACAAAGCTTCGTTCTTACATAGTAGTAGATGAAGAAAAAGCTGtacaataaacaaagaaaaccacCTTCGTTCTACGGTTCTACCTCCCAATTTCCTAAAACCAAAAACAGTCAAAAGTCGCATGCAACTTTCTATGCTACCCACCGTCATTTTAGCGTCTCTCTCTCGCCCCCTAATTCATTCATGGCTTCAAACGAAGCCACTGGTACCGACCCTCCAAGGGCACATCCTTCACAATGTCATAGTTGTACCTGAAGGAAAAGGGTAAAGTTTGTTAGTCAGTTAGGGTTCGATTCCCCATCCGCTAAAATGCGCAAGTAGAGCGTAACCGCTTATCCTGCGCACTCTTACATACACGCGCGCACAGAAACAGTACTCACTTCTCGGCGAACCGCTTTTGCTCGTACTTCTCAGCCTTCGCGAAGAACTCCTCGATCTCCGCCTTAGGTGGAGTCTGCGCCGCCGGAGGCTTCGTCGCCAGCGAGTCCATTTCGTCTGAGTCTTCGCAGAGCTCGCTCGACGTCGTCGTCACTGTGCTGAGTAGAAGAAGAACATGAAAGAAACGAATTCCGTCACGAAATGTTTCGTTTTGAATTCGAacaatttgagagagagagagagagaggaattgaAATAAACCTGAATTTTCTGTTGATATACGTTGAGTCTACGGTTTCGAAACTCTTGGCCTGCAATGGTACGTTCAAGAAGCgtgaataaatttgaaatttaaagtgTTACTATTTATTACGAGCAATTAAAGTCGGTGGAACCGAAAATTGCGAAGGAAACCAGTGAAACcccgtttggttgctgagaaaataaaggaaaaggaatGTAAACAAGAAATTCTACTCAACTAAGCCTAAATTGACCAATTTCAATTGCTTGTGTGAAGCTCGTCATTTTTCTTggtagaaaaagcaaaaaaagaaaaagaaaaagagagctCAAAGCTtagttttctttcattttccccCGTTTTCTCAGCAAACACACACGGAGTAACAGAAACAAATTCAAACCGAATTGAACTActctaaattgagaaattcgaATTCGAAATTCACCTCCAGATCTAAGAGCCTCAAGTTGTCCCTCACGACCTCGCTCGACTCATTGCTGGAGCAACAAGACGCCGGGAACTGGTCCGTACAAAAGCTCGAGCACAAGTCACCGGCGTTCATTCCGCCGGAATCCATGCACAAACTCTGGTTCTCTAGGTCGACATTCGACGAAGCCAAACCAACAACTCTCCTCCTCTTGGACACCCCCGCGCCTGCGCTTGAGCCCTCCACCACGGCATTCCGCTTACAGTTTCTCACACTATCCTCCATTAATtgtctctctcctctctctctctctctctctctctcacttttaCCAGCACTATTCTTTTTCCTATTCCTTCTGGTTTTGCTATTTTTGGGTGGAGACTCTGGAGAGACTGGAGTGAGGGATCCGAGAGGATATTTAAGGGGCAATGATGGACGGTTGAGATTTGAAGCTAAAAAGAGTGGTttgtgtttgttaattttgttactGTTGGTGTGGTCCTGACTCGGCAATCGGTGACAAGACGACGCGAACGGGAGTGTGCTGCTGTCCACCACGAGATTTGGGCGGTTGAGGGATCCCAGGTGCTTATTTACTACTGTTTACACTAGGGCGGTGTGTACAAAATCCGCCTCCATAACCGCCTTTAGCAGATGGTGATATGGAGAATGCTAGgaatttttttggtgttcttttgatcttagttagatataaattattttctaaaaactgaataagagaaataaatgatCGAGAAATAAATGATCGAGAAATGTTATGAGTTaataaatttcttatatttgatctatattctcctacaaatttaatagattaattattaaatttgttgaGTCTACTATTGACGGTCCGCATAagatcacaaatttaatggttaatttgtaagataagatTTGCCAAATAGTGAGAAAATATTCACCCTTGGCCCGTCCAATAAAGTTGTACATGTGGATGCGAATGTGATTATTGACAATAAATGCATTCGTGCATATGAGGTAATGAATATTTTAGACATATTTTAGTCTTTTGAACCTCTATTAGGACTTATTTTAaacaactttaaaattttaacccTTCTAATTTCACCATTTTTGGGCTAGAACCTTGATGGAAATGTGTGGAGGGGGCTGTCGGTGTGTGTTTCGTAACAATGTGATACTAAGTGAGGCGTAGTAGAGGATTGTGATGCTTACTTTTGTGGCGTGAACGGTTCAAGCCAGCAGATATATAAGGGAGTTTCTAGGTTTGAgatatttttcatatcaaacatCCTAGAAACTCCCATATATATCTGCCGGCTTCAACCATTCACGTcacaaaagtatatatatatatatatatatatattaaccgcATTGTTTATCCTAAAATTGTTATCCGTAATTCATATTTGCATATggggttaataatttttactaaTTGTTATTGGCATCCGTATAAATAGATAGCGGTTAGTTACAGTTAATAACTGTCCAATTGTACAGCCCTACCGTCCACAGAGAGTGAATACCGCTACTCATCACCCACGGGTGAACAAATTTTTGGGTCTATTCTCATATACACATCCACCTTATGTGTATGGCGTGTTTTACATAAACAATACAAAGTCATTCATTAATATTTTCTCACCAACCAATCACATAAACGGAAGCCCAACGAGAGTGAGAGAAAGTGTTTGAAATGTGTTCAAAACAcgtttcaaaattattattcttaGGGTTTCTTCGATCAAAGATTGATTGGTTTCAAAACGATCTATCAGTGCAATGTGGCACATTACGATCGATCGGTGTCAGCTTGCATGATTTTGGATAAGATCTTTCAACACACATACATGTGGGTGTAAGGTCCTATTTAAGGGCATAGGATAAATACTAATTAGGGTTTATAAACCCCATTTCACCAATTTTCTCAAAGACCCAACCCTATATAtcgagagagatagagagaggacCACCTTAGGACCTCCCAACTCGATCTTTGGCGTTTAGATCTTATTGTGGAGACTTTTGTAACCGAAATTGTGTTAGTTTCTCTCTTTCCTACAGTCCCTACATCAGACTACGACAGTGCATTGTCAGCTTCAACCTTCTTTCAATGATTGTTGTCGGTTCCAAGTGGGGATTTAAATAGGT from Corylus avellana chromosome ca1, CavTom2PMs-1.0 encodes the following:
- the LOC132167950 gene encoding cyclin-dependent kinase inhibitor 7-like, with the protein product MEDSVRNCKRNAVVEGSSAGAGVSKRRRVVGLASSNVDLENQSLCMDSGGMNAGDLCSSFCTDQFPASCCSSNESSEVVRDNLRLLDLEAKSFETVDSTYINRKFSTVTTTSSELCEDSDEMDSLATKPPAAQTPPKAEIEEFFAKAEKYEQKRFAEKYNYDIVKDVPLEGRYQWLRLKP